From Aquificota bacterium, one genomic window encodes:
- a CDS encoding CDGSH iron-sulfur domain-containing protein produces the protein MARLVKHTEKGPYKLEVGEETFYICQCGLSKKLPFCDGSHKRTKDEEEGKLYIYDENSRVEIDL, from the coding sequence ATGGCAAGACTTGTAAAGCATACAGAAAAAGGCCCTTATAAGCTTGAGGTAGGGGAAGAGACCTTTTACATATGCCAATGTGGTCTTTCAAAAAAGCTTCCTTTTTGTGATGGCTCTCATAAAAGGACAAAAGATGAGGAAGAAGGAAAGCTATACATTTACGATGAAAACTCAAGGGTGGAGATAGACCTATAA